AAGCGTCAAAAAGTGGTCGCGGATAGACTTTAAATCCTTTGCAATCGCAAGACGCGAAGTCTCACTATGAATATTATTTGCTCCCTGCACCAATTTGGTTTTGAATTGGTCCATATTCTTGGTTAAATCACTCAAAGCAGTATCAGTATGCTTTGTATAAGTTAAGGCATTCGTTGCGAGAGCGTGGCTTTGACTCAAAGTTGTAAGATTATAATCCAATCCTAGAGTTTTGTTAAAAATAGAAGTTCCTTGATAACCATACTGAATCTTTAAACCATTCATCTGAGACAAAGTTCTATCCAACAAATTTTGGGTTTTGTTTTGTTGGTATTGCATAGTTGTATATCTTGAGCTAGTGCCGATTCGCATAACATTAACCTTTCTAAAAATTTAGTTTATTAAAAAATATAAAGCAAATTTTATTCCATATTGTTAAAACCAATGCGTCTAATAATATTATGGGATTTATTGGGGGGAGCTTTTTTCAAAAGTAATTGCAATAGAATTGACGCAATGGCGAATATTCTTTGGCGTAAATCCTTCCCCTGCAAAAATGTGCCCTAAATGCCCGCCACATTTTGCGCAAGTGATTTCTATTCTCCTGCCATCTGCGTCTAATTGCTCTGTAATTGCTCCTTGCAAACAATCGTCAAAACTCGCCCAACCACAGCCACTATGAAATTTGCTTGCAGAATCATACAAGGCTTGATTGCATTGTTTGCAGTGATAGATTCCTGTTTCAAAAAAATTTTCAAATTCTCCGCTAAAAGGTGCTTCCGTGCCTTTATGTAATATCACACGCTGTTCTTCTTTGGTTAATTTTCTATACATTTTTTTCTTTTCTTTCATTTTCTTGAAGTAATTTTTGCAAAAACTCTTCTAAATTAAATTTTTTGCGTTGATTCTCTGTAAATAAATGAATGATAATATCACCCAAATCTATAACAATCCAATCCGGATTCTCCTCATCAATATGGAAAAAACTTTCACCCTTTGCTTTCAGCTGTTTTTTAAGCTCTTCTAAAAGTGCCATTGCGTGTCGGTCAATCAGTGCTGTGGCAATTACGACAAAATCCACAAAATAATCTGTTTTTTCAAGGTTAAAAACTTCAATGTTTTCTCCTTTTTTTTCTTCTATGATTTGACAAATTTCTGCAATCATTTTTTGTCTATTTTCTTGCAATTTATTTCCTTTAATATTAATTCCAAAATAGGCTGTGGAATCAGACGAGACAACTCCACAAAATCACTACAAGCTAACTTATTGCGAATTTGCGTGGAACTTATATCCATTGCGCAAAATGGCAAAGTTTGAAAATTTTGCGGAATCCTAAAGCCTTTGCGTGGAATTATAACAAATTCTACATTGTTTTGAAGCCAATCAAAATTTTGCCATTTATGCAAAGATTCTACATTATCCGCACCAACAAGCAAATACATTTTGTCTTTTGGGGTTAGAGAATAGGTTTGTTGGATAAATTGCAAAGTTTGATAAGTCGGAATAGGAGCATTTTGACGCACTTCATAGTCCAATATTTCTATTTTGTCTGCCCAGACTTTCAAGGATTCTTTACATAGAATCCTAAGCCATTCTAGGCGCAATTTGGGAGAAAAATAGAAATGACTCTTAAAAGGATTTAAAAAATTTGGCACGAGGAATAATTTATCTATCTCCTTTGCATTTAAAACAGATTCTATAATGCGTAAATGCCCAAAATGTGGTGGGTCAAAAGAACCACCAAAGCAAGCAAACTTGCGCTGCATCTCTTTCCTTTGTAACAAAACCTCTTTTTAAGCTTTTAAAATGCCTTAAATTTAGGTAAAATTGTAGCAAAAACAAATGTAGAATGGAATGAATTTGGAATGGTTTGAAATTGCTTTGGTTTTTTGTTTTGGATTGAGTTTTGGCTCTTTTGCTAATGTCCTAATCTATCGTATTCCACATTCTTTAAGCCTCATCACTCCAAATTCTTTTTGCCCTCACTGCCAAAAAAGCCTTAAACTTAAAGATAAGATTCCTTTATTGTCGTTTCTTTTTTATCGTGCAAAATGCCCTTACTGCCTTGCTAAGATTCCATTTTATTATTTTTTCAGCGAAATATTAGGTGGAATCTTAGCAATCTTTTGCTATGTTTGGCTTGGCATTTTTGGGATAATTCTTTTTTGGCTTTTGCTGTGTTTTTATGTTTTAAGCGTTATAGATTGGCATTTTTTAGAG
This is a stretch of genomic DNA from Helicobacter ganmani. It encodes these proteins:
- the rsfS gene encoding ribosome silencing factor, giving the protein MQENRQKMIAEICQIIEEKKGENIEVFNLEKTDYFVDFVVIATALIDRHAMALLEELKKQLKAKGESFFHIDEENPDWIVIDLGDIIIHLFTENQRKKFNLEEFLQKLLQENERKEKNV
- a CDS encoding methionine-R-sulfoxide reductase, with protein sequence MYRKLTKEEQRVILHKGTEAPFSGEFENFFETGIYHCKQCNQALYDSASKFHSGCGWASFDDCLQGAITEQLDADGRRIEITCAKCGGHLGHIFAGEGFTPKNIRHCVNSIAITFEKSSPQ
- the nadD gene encoding nicotinate (nicotinamide) nucleotide adenylyltransferase, which gives rise to MQRKFACFGGSFDPPHFGHLRIIESVLNAKEIDKLFLVPNFLNPFKSHFYFSPKLRLEWLRILCKESLKVWADKIEILDYEVRQNAPIPTYQTLQFIQQTYSLTPKDKMYLLVGADNVESLHKWQNFDWLQNNVEFVIIPRKGFRIPQNFQTLPFCAMDISSTQIRNKLACSDFVELSRLIPQPILELILKEINCKKIDKK